In a genomic window of Coriobacteriia bacterium:
- a CDS encoding type II toxin-antitoxin system RelE/ParE family toxin, translated as MAYSIEYFHPNVLAEIECWPVSVLADYVRIVELLVDYGPDLRMPHSRSMGQGLFELRPHGRDGIGRAFYCFVVGKRVIILHAAIKKTQTTAERDLTTARKRLKEVRDGRS; from the coding sequence ATGGCGTACTCCATCGAATACTTCCACCCCAACGTTCTGGCCGAGATAGAATGCTGGCCCGTGAGTGTCCTGGCTGACTACGTACGGATAGTTGAGTTGTTGGTGGACTACGGCCCCGATCTTCGGATGCCACATTCGCGATCAATGGGGCAGGGTCTCTTCGAACTCCGCCCACATGGTCGCGATGGTATCGGACGCGCCTTCTACTGCTTCGTTGTTGGAAAGCGCGTGATCATACTCCACGCTGCCATCAAGAAGACACAAACGACAGCGGAACGAGATCTGACGACTGCACGCAAGCGATTGAAGGAGGTACGTGATGGCCGATCTTGA
- a CDS encoding ATP-binding cassette domain-containing protein — protein MLFEARDVTAVLAGDAGPVLVLDAAQLELSAGEIVDVTGPSGAGKSMLLRALARLLPGATAALVLDSVPAEKIAPQAWREQVALVPQKPAIVDGSVRDNLLLPWTLKARHGHRAPTDSMLAEAIERVGLDVALDRDAARLSVGQQARVALLRVLLTAPRVLLLDEPDAALDDASADAVSAMTREFADAGGAVVRVRHHRADGLAARRLLLQGGCLIPAPATATATAEEITP, from the coding sequence ATGCTGTTTGAAGCGCGCGACGTAACCGCCGTGCTTGCCGGTGATGCTGGCCCTGTCCTCGTGCTCGACGCGGCCCAACTCGAGCTCTCCGCGGGCGAGATCGTCGACGTCACCGGCCCGTCCGGCGCCGGCAAGTCGATGCTCCTCCGAGCGCTCGCGCGCCTCCTTCCGGGCGCGACCGCGGCTCTCGTCCTCGACTCCGTCCCTGCCGAGAAGATCGCACCGCAAGCCTGGCGCGAGCAGGTAGCACTCGTGCCGCAGAAGCCGGCGATCGTCGACGGCTCCGTGCGCGATAACCTGCTGCTGCCGTGGACACTGAAGGCGCGTCACGGACACCGCGCGCCGACGGATTCCATGCTTGCCGAGGCGATTGAGCGCGTCGGTCTGGATGTCGCACTCGATCGCGATGCCGCGCGGCTCTCTGTAGGCCAGCAAGCGCGAGTCGCACTGCTGCGCGTGCTGCTTACTGCGCCTCGCGTACTGCTGCTCGACGAGCCCGACGCTGCCCTCGACGACGCTTCCGCAGACGCCGTCTCGGCGATGACCCGCGAGTTCGCCGACGCAGGCGGCGCCGTTGTGCGCGTCCGGCATCACCGCGCCGACGGTCTGGCCGCACGGCGTCTGCTCCTGCAGGGCGGCTGCCTCATACCCGCACCCGCAACCGCAACCGCAACCGCCGAGGAGATCACGCCGTGA
- a CDS encoding Arc family DNA binding domain-containing protein, translating to MAARKQYLLRIDPDVWAEVEKWAADDLRSVNAQIEYLLRDAIRRRRGRSAAGGMAEGSVPTSEGLES from the coding sequence ATGGCGGCACGCAAACAATACCTGCTGAGAATCGACCCCGATGTATGGGCCGAGGTCGAGAAGTGGGCTGCTGACGACCTGCGGAGCGTGAACGCACAGATCGAGTATCTGCTGCGAGACGCGATCCGCAGGCGTCGGGGCCGCTCGGCGGCAGGGGGCATGGCGGAAGGGTCGGTCCCAACCAGCGAAGGTTTGGAATCATGA
- a CDS encoding molybdenum cofactor guanylyltransferase: MKRSLVIQAGGASSRMGRDKALTPFLGRPLIERVIERVSGVADELIITSNMPEDLTYLGIPIYRDLLPERGALGGLLTAFTVAMHEAVAIVACDMAFVNAELLRAEFDLLEETGADAAVPRTEGGYEPFCAVYRRDVCRAAVEEALAAGRKRADAWYPAVRLQEFSAERIREIDPLGEAFVNVNTPEELAAAEARARSWESGAALQVGGS; encoded by the coding sequence ATGAAGCGTTCGCTCGTCATACAGGCAGGTGGAGCTTCTTCCCGTATGGGGCGCGACAAAGCGCTCACGCCTTTCCTCGGCCGTCCCTTGATCGAGCGCGTCATCGAACGCGTTTCGGGTGTCGCGGACGAACTCATCATCACGAGCAATATGCCCGAGGACCTCACCTACCTCGGCATCCCAATCTACCGGGATCTCTTGCCCGAGCGCGGAGCCCTCGGCGGGTTGCTCACGGCGTTCACGGTGGCCATGCACGAGGCCGTCGCCATCGTCGCATGCGACATGGCGTTCGTGAACGCCGAACTGCTGCGGGCGGAGTTCGATTTACTCGAAGAGACCGGAGCAGATGCCGCGGTGCCGAGAACGGAAGGCGGTTACGAGCCGTTCTGCGCCGTATACCGCCGGGATGTCTGCCGGGCGGCGGTCGAAGAAGCGCTCGCCGCCGGTCGCAAGCGGGCGGATGCGTGGTATCCCGCGGTCAGGCTCCAAGAGTTCAGCGCTGAGCGCATCAGGGAGATCGATCCTCTCGGCGAGGCATTTGTGAACGTGAACACGCCTGAGGAGCTGGCGGCGGCGGAGGCGAGGGCACGCAGCTGGGAATCCGGTGCGGCTTTGCAGGTCGGTGGGTCGTGA
- a CDS encoding ABC transporter ATP-binding protein: MDFGGNTVIRDLSFDINRGETFGFLGSNGSGKTTTIRALLGIYQPTAGTLHINGRTFRPEDGGRLGYLPEERGLYKRESVIDVMTYFGRLKGLSKRAAASWSLDYLERVALGDKAKLRVDKLSSGQQQKVQLGVTIMNDPELLILDEPTKGFDPVNRRLLMDIIEEQKNAGATVLMVTHQMEEVERLCDRVVLLKNGEAEAYGTIPEVQNQYGGTIIRLKYSGDIPASAHYAVTLRENNYAELAIAEQVDEAQILRELVEAGVLVRSFLTSKLSLDDIFVKVYGNQSELGGQN; encoded by the coding sequence ATGGATTTCGGCGGAAACACGGTCATCCGGGACCTGTCCTTCGATATCAACCGTGGAGAGACGTTCGGGTTCTTGGGGTCAAACGGCTCGGGGAAGACGACAACGATTCGTGCGCTGCTGGGAATCTATCAGCCCACGGCGGGTACCCTTCATATCAACGGGCGCACATTCCGGCCGGAAGATGGCGGGAGATTGGGCTACCTGCCCGAGGAGCGTGGCCTTTACAAGAGAGAGTCGGTCATCGATGTGATGACCTACTTCGGCAGACTCAAAGGGTTGAGCAAGCGGGCGGCGGCGTCATGGTCGCTCGACTACCTGGAGCGAGTCGCACTGGGAGACAAGGCGAAGCTTCGGGTTGACAAGCTCTCCAGCGGGCAACAACAGAAAGTGCAACTGGGTGTGACGATCATGAACGATCCGGAACTGCTCATCCTAGATGAGCCGACCAAGGGCTTCGATCCTGTGAACCGGCGGCTCCTGATGGACATCATCGAAGAGCAGAAGAACGCCGGCGCCACCGTGCTGATGGTGACACACCAGATGGAAGAGGTCGAACGGTTGTGCGACCGAGTGGTCCTGCTCAAGAACGGTGAGGCAGAAGCATACGGAACCATCCCCGAGGTACAGAACCAGTACGGTGGGACTATTATTCGGCTCAAGTACTCCGGCGACATTCCCGCTTCGGCGCACTATGCGGTGACATTGCGAGAGAACAACTATGCCGAACTCGCCATCGCCGAGCAGGTCGACGAGGCACAGATTCTCCGGGAGTTGGTCGAAGCAGGTGTCTTGGTGCGAAGTTTCCTGACCAGCAAGTTGTCATTGGACGACATTTTCGTGAAGGTCTACGGGAATCAGAGTGAACTCGGGGGACAGAACTGA
- a CDS encoding DMT family transporter, producing the protein MKNLPRNQRLKALAALVITVIFWGSAFVAIRAVVASGAYTPGQLSAGRMILASLLLGILVIARGGVKVPQGRDWIRFFILGLIGQALYHLLLNVGERTVDAGTASLLVSTSPILASLLAVAFLGERLTKLGWVGTGIAFVGAATIAISSGASFSGGLGVLLIVAATCLWATYLVLQKTLSDRYNSLALTAWPMWIGALLLTPFAVNLPHAVRVAPLSATLAVLWLATFASVVAFLTWAYALQRLEVTVATTALYCVPVAAFAISIIFLAEIPPATGILGGVIAIAGVALVQAKGRPEASKEPRSTRS; encoded by the coding sequence ATGAAGAACCTGCCGAGAAACCAACGCCTAAAGGCCCTCGCGGCCCTCGTCATCACGGTCATCTTCTGGGGTTCGGCGTTCGTCGCCATCCGTGCGGTCGTGGCTTCCGGTGCGTACACGCCGGGTCAACTCTCGGCAGGTCGCATGATCCTTGCGTCGCTGTTGCTGGGAATCCTCGTCATTGCGCGCGGCGGAGTGAAGGTGCCGCAAGGGCGTGACTGGATCCGTTTCTTCATCCTCGGGCTTATCGGCCAGGCACTTTACCATCTGTTGCTGAACGTCGGTGAGCGCACGGTTGACGCCGGTACCGCGTCGCTGCTTGTCTCAACCTCGCCGATACTGGCGTCGCTCCTAGCGGTCGCGTTTCTCGGGGAGCGGCTCACGAAGCTTGGATGGGTCGGTACGGGAATCGCCTTTGTCGGCGCTGCGACCATCGCGATCTCATCGGGCGCGTCATTCTCGGGCGGCTTGGGAGTTCTGCTGATTGTCGCGGCCACGTGTTTGTGGGCGACCTACCTCGTCCTCCAGAAGACCCTGTCCGACCGCTACAACAGCCTCGCGCTCACCGCGTGGCCGATGTGGATCGGCGCCCTGCTCCTGACTCCGTTCGCCGTGAACCTGCCGCATGCGGTTCGCGTGGCGCCGCTTTCCGCGACGCTTGCGGTGCTGTGGCTCGCGACGTTCGCCTCGGTCGTCGCATTCCTGACGTGGGCGTATGCGCTTCAGCGTCTCGAAGTCACCGTTGCGACCACCGCACTCTATTGTGTGCCGGTGGCCGCGTTCGCAATCAGCATCATCTTCCTCGCGGAGATACCGCCCGCGACGGGAATCCTTGGCGGCGTGATCGCGATCGCCGGCGTGGCGTTGGTGCAGGCGAAAGGGAGGCCGGAGGCGAGTAAGGAGCCGCGAAGCACTCGCTCTTGA
- a CDS encoding aldo/keto reductase translates to MTGNSIELHSLADTVEIAPGVAMPRLGLGTYKVDEGPDVEGEVRYGLSLGYRLIDTAAMYGNERGVASAIRESGLRREEVFVTTKVWNSDQGYERTLAAFDASLERLGFDYVDLYLVHWPDTRFMHGTWRAMEEIAASGRARAIGVCNFSARHLDELLTRATIAPAVNQVEFHPRLQQPELQAFCREHGIQIQAWAPIMRGRVNDIPELVEVGARHAKTPAQVSIRWILQSGIVTIPKSVHRPRIAENCDVYDFALTSDEMDTIIRLNKEQRIGPDPDTFARFGRVTRMVEPPK, encoded by the coding sequence ATGACCGGTAACTCAATCGAACTCCACTCCCTCGCCGATACCGTCGAGATCGCCCCCGGCGTGGCGATGCCGCGGCTCGGCCTCGGGACCTACAAGGTCGATGAGGGTCCGGATGTCGAGGGCGAGGTGCGCTACGGACTATCTCTCGGCTACCGGCTGATCGATACTGCGGCGATGTATGGGAACGAGCGCGGTGTCGCCTCGGCGATTCGCGAAAGCGGGCTTCGGCGCGAGGAAGTCTTCGTCACCACCAAGGTCTGGAACTCCGACCAAGGCTACGAGCGGACGCTTGCGGCGTTCGATGCGAGCCTTGAGCGACTGGGGTTTGACTACGTCGACCTTTACCTCGTGCACTGGCCGGACACGCGGTTCATGCACGGCACATGGCGTGCGATGGAGGAGATCGCAGCGTCCGGACGCGCGCGGGCGATCGGCGTGTGCAACTTCTCGGCACGCCATCTCGATGAGCTGCTCACGCGCGCGACCATCGCGCCGGCCGTGAACCAGGTCGAATTCCATCCGCGGCTTCAGCAACCTGAGCTGCAGGCATTCTGCCGCGAGCACGGCATTCAGATCCAGGCCTGGGCGCCGATCATGCGCGGCCGTGTCAACGACATCCCCGAACTGGTCGAGGTTGGCGCGCGTCATGCTAAGACACCGGCGCAGGTATCGATCCGCTGGATCCTGCAGAGCGGAATTGTGACGATACCCAAGTCGGTGCACCGGCCCCGAATCGCCGAGAACTGCGACGTTTACGACTTCGCGCTCACGTCGGATGAGATGGATACTATAATCAGGCTCAACAAAGAACAGCGCATCGGGCCGGATCCGGACACGTTCGCGAGGTTTGGCCGAGTGACCCGGATGGTGGAGCCACCCAAGTAG
- the fetB gene encoding iron export ABC transporter permease subunit FetB: protein MNASAVAATGGVIPIGWVQLALATLFVVFVGVISIRLALGIEKDLAIATVRTYVQLLALGFILRWVFRINSPWLVIGLIVVMVLFAARIIVRRSPDAPPGIFGSAFISMALTGFIVTFAVTGVIVQVQPWYLPQYVIPLAGMVIGNSMTGIALAIERVYADLDAREGELLALTALGATPWEAAHGSIRTALRAGLIPTINSMAAAGLVFIPGMMAGQILAGADPVTATGYQIVVMLMVAAATAMGSVVALLLTYRRRFTSDGVFIEKGFRAERSGRKRKGD from the coding sequence GTGAACGCCTCGGCGGTTGCCGCGACAGGAGGCGTCATCCCCATCGGCTGGGTGCAGCTGGCACTGGCGACGCTGTTCGTCGTCTTCGTCGGCGTGATCTCGATCCGCCTGGCACTCGGTATCGAGAAGGACCTCGCGATTGCGACCGTGCGCACATACGTGCAGCTGCTGGCCCTCGGCTTCATTCTGCGCTGGGTGTTTCGTATCAACTCGCCGTGGCTGGTCATTGGCCTGATCGTGGTCATGGTGCTGTTTGCGGCGCGCATCATCGTGCGCCGGAGTCCCGACGCGCCGCCCGGCATCTTTGGCAGCGCATTCATCTCGATGGCGCTGACGGGTTTCATCGTGACGTTCGCGGTTACCGGGGTGATCGTGCAGGTGCAGCCGTGGTATCTGCCGCAGTACGTCATCCCGCTCGCCGGAATGGTGATCGGCAATTCTATGACCGGCATTGCGCTCGCGATCGAGCGCGTGTATGCGGACCTGGATGCGCGCGAAGGCGAGCTGCTGGCGCTGACCGCGCTCGGGGCGACACCGTGGGAGGCGGCGCATGGCTCGATCCGGACCGCGCTTCGCGCCGGCCTTATCCCGACCATCAACTCGATGGCAGCGGCCGGCCTCGTCTTCATCCCCGGCATGATGGCCGGCCAGATCCTGGCCGGGGCCGATCCGGTCACCGCCACCGGCTACCAGATCGTCGTCATGTTGATGGTGGCCGCCGCGACCGCGATGGGCAGCGTCGTGGCGCTGCTGCTCACGTACCGCCGCAGGTTCACGTCCGACGGGGTCTTCATCGAGAAGGGCTTCCGGGCGGAGCGAAGCGGGCGGAAACGGAAAGGCGATTGA
- a CDS encoding terpene cyclase/mutase family protein — protein MSPIASGIKRIMQTVPAETLRWLLEPDNPAVAVLTRRRLLGEEDSPALTELWARRNEYAPVARILELQTTDGSWAPPARDYQKYWGSLWQIHFLGELMANPDDERIRRGAEYAFSRQLPDGAWSCNGRPVAAIPCLTANVGRALARLGYARDERVIRALASIADIVREYGVLACTAGGHSHTLNGYCHMLAPKVLLFLGEMPRDVWPDGAEELRAECVRVLRERQIFRCLPAGYREFQDLAVHAPLAERPELRERWIAEHGPLQYGDKPGWLRFGYPLSYNSDALEALAALAGVGEERRPEYEAAIETVRSAADPQMRWIQRTSFDDKMLACVSGKGELSKWLTLRALEVLGRFGE, from the coding sequence ATGTCACCTATCGCATCCGGCATCAAGCGGATCATGCAGACCGTTCCCGCCGAGACGCTTCGCTGGCTTCTCGAGCCCGACAACCCTGCCGTCGCGGTGTTGACTCGCAGGCGGTTGCTCGGCGAAGAGGACTCCCCCGCCCTCACTGAGCTGTGGGCGCGGCGCAACGAGTACGCACCCGTCGCGCGCATCCTTGAACTGCAGACCACCGACGGTTCGTGGGCACCGCCGGCGCGCGACTACCAGAAGTACTGGGGCTCGCTGTGGCAGATTCACTTCCTCGGCGAGCTCATGGCGAACCCGGACGACGAGCGCATTCGGCGAGGCGCGGAGTACGCGTTCTCTCGCCAGCTGCCGGACGGAGCCTGGAGCTGCAACGGACGTCCCGTCGCCGCGATCCCCTGTCTGACCGCTAACGTCGGCCGGGCGCTCGCGCGGCTCGGCTACGCGCGCGACGAGCGCGTCATTCGCGCGCTGGCCTCGATCGCCGACATCGTACGCGAGTATGGGGTCCTGGCGTGCACCGCCGGTGGTCACTCGCACACGCTCAACGGCTACTGCCACATGCTCGCACCGAAGGTGCTGCTCTTCCTCGGCGAGATGCCGCGCGACGTGTGGCCTGACGGTGCCGAGGAGTTGCGCGCGGAATGTGTGCGTGTACTGCGCGAGCGACAGATCTTCCGCTGCCTGCCCGCGGGGTACCGCGAGTTCCAGGACCTCGCCGTCCACGCCCCGCTCGCCGAGAGGCCCGAGTTGCGCGAGCGCTGGATCGCCGAGCACGGCCCGCTGCAGTATGGCGACAAGCCGGGGTGGCTGCGATTCGGATACCCGCTGTCGTACAACTCCGACGCGCTCGAGGCGTTGGCCGCGCTGGCAGGCGTCGGCGAGGAGCGTCGGCCGGAGTACGAGGCAGCGATCGAGACGGTCCGCTCGGCGGCAGATCCGCAGATGCGCTGGATCCAGCGCACGAGCTTCGACGACAAGATGCTGGCGTGCGTCAGCGGGAAGGGGGAGCTGAGCAAGTGGCTCACCCTCCGGGCGCTCGAGGTGCTGGGGCGGTTCGGGGAGTAG
- a CDS encoding ABC transporter permease, which translates to MARHNLSTVVSFEVTRTLTKRRFWITALIVPILLGVVIALVVLSNTTTTDQVNSQKNAKFTFAYTDASGYVDPDIAIAFGGSVVTDDAQAIADVRSGKLGAYFAYPSDPAKQPTKVYGADSGIFENGKYAAVATQLLVASAQTKIGDQTLTALAQGTFPVTSTTYEAGRESGGINEVIPPLAFLVIFYIVIVLLGNQMLTSLLEEKENRVTEMILTTMDPTTLVVGKVISLFIVGLVQILVFALPVIIGYAFFRTQLSLPDFDLSHLLLDPGPMIVGALLLCGGFALFTTTLVAVGAIMPTAKDAGQVFGVLMILIFVPFYAISLVVSDPHALIVQVFTFFPYSAAVTAMLRNGFGSLSPIEAIIVIVELFGLSIITLRIAVRLFRYGSIEYSKKISLMTVFDKQK; encoded by the coding sequence ATGGCACGGCACAACTTGAGTACCGTCGTCTCGTTCGAGGTGACACGGACTCTGACAAAGAGGCGTTTCTGGATCACGGCCCTGATCGTGCCGATCCTTCTCGGCGTCGTGATAGCGCTTGTGGTGCTGTCGAACACGACTACCACGGACCAAGTGAATTCGCAGAAGAACGCCAAGTTCACCTTCGCCTACACTGACGCCTCCGGATACGTGGACCCGGACATTGCGATCGCCTTCGGCGGCAGCGTGGTGACCGACGACGCCCAAGCGATCGCAGACGTGAGGTCAGGGAAGTTGGGCGCGTACTTCGCCTACCCGTCTGACCCAGCGAAACAGCCGACCAAGGTCTACGGAGCAGACAGCGGAATCTTCGAGAACGGCAAGTACGCAGCCGTTGCGACCCAGCTCCTTGTGGCGAGCGCCCAAACGAAGATTGGCGACCAGACGCTGACTGCTCTCGCCCAGGGCACCTTCCCTGTCACCTCAACCACCTATGAGGCCGGCCGAGAATCCGGCGGGATCAACGAGGTCATCCCACCGCTGGCATTCCTCGTGATCTTCTACATCGTCATCGTACTGCTGGGCAACCAGATGCTAACCAGCCTGCTCGAGGAGAAGGAGAACAGGGTCACCGAGATGATCCTGACCACCATGGATCCGACCACGCTGGTCGTCGGCAAGGTCATTTCCCTGTTCATCGTCGGACTGGTGCAGATACTGGTGTTTGCTCTGCCGGTGATCATTGGGTACGCGTTCTTCAGAACCCAACTGAGCCTGCCTGATTTCGACTTGTCTCACTTGCTTCTCGACCCCGGCCCAATGATTGTCGGCGCCTTGCTCCTCTGCGGCGGATTCGCTCTCTTCACCACTACGCTGGTCGCGGTTGGCGCGATCATGCCCACGGCCAAGGATGCTGGCCAGGTCTTCGGTGTCCTGATGATATTGATCTTCGTTCCTTTCTACGCCATCAGTCTCGTGGTTTCAGATCCGCATGCGCTCATTGTGCAAGTGTTCACGTTCTTCCCCTACTCGGCAGCGGTGACCGCGATGCTTCGCAACGGGTTTGGATCCCTGAGTCCCATTGAGGCGATCATCGTCATTGTCGAACTGTTCGGCCTGAGCATCATCACTCTTCGCATCGCCGTGCGGCTCTTCCGGTACGGATCGATCGAATACTCGAAGAAGATCTCCCTCATGACCGTGTTCGACAAGCAGAAATAG
- a CDS encoding ABC transporter ATP-binding protein, which produces MNPTEHTAVLSVRGLDYDYNGAKALSDVTFDARAGEILALIGRNGAGKSTLLRCLAGWSAPGRGEIDFLGTSLKTLERSARREIVLVTDTPPFYDDLTAREHLQFVLRANRLEDRLGTAESLLSSFGIRNSADAYPSTFSRGMRYKLALVLALSLRPKLLLLDEPFGPLDPVSSAGLWRELQTAAENGSAIVLSSHQMPEGAVPDRYVVLEEGILLAEGTGDEIAQAGATLEDVLRVTLEGGALA; this is translated from the coding sequence GTGAACCCGACCGAACACACGGCCGTCTTGTCGGTCCGCGGCTTGGACTACGACTACAACGGCGCCAAGGCTCTGAGCGATGTCACCTTCGATGCGCGGGCGGGCGAAATCCTCGCGCTGATCGGCAGGAACGGCGCCGGCAAGTCGACGCTGCTGCGCTGCCTCGCCGGCTGGAGCGCGCCTGGGCGCGGCGAGATCGACTTTCTGGGCACGTCGCTCAAGACGCTGGAGCGCTCGGCTCGGCGCGAGATCGTGCTGGTCACCGACACGCCGCCGTTCTACGACGACCTCACCGCACGCGAGCATCTGCAATTCGTGCTGCGCGCCAACCGGCTTGAGGATCGGCTCGGCACGGCGGAGTCGCTGCTCTCATCATTCGGCATCCGCAACAGCGCCGATGCGTACCCGTCGACGTTCTCGCGAGGCATGCGCTACAAGCTCGCGCTCGTGCTGGCGCTGAGCCTGCGGCCGAAGCTGCTGCTGCTCGACGAGCCGTTCGGTCCCCTCGATCCGGTGTCCTCGGCGGGACTCTGGCGCGAGCTTCAGACCGCCGCCGAGAACGGCTCGGCGATCGTGCTCTCGAGCCACCAGATGCCGGAGGGCGCCGTTCCCGACCGCTACGTCGTCCTCGAGGAGGGCATCCTGCTCGCCGAGGGAACCGGCGATGAGATCGCCCAGGCAGGCGCGACGCTCGAGGACGTGCTGCGCGTCACACTCGAAGGCGGCGCGCTGGCATGA
- a CDS encoding transcriptional regulator, whose amino-acid sequence MADLEYRPVDHDHDAFLERASKRKGFEEEYDALEDEYLLVRELLNARYKAGLTQEAVAERMGTTKSAVSRLEASGKHSPSMSTLKKYAEAVGHHVEIKLVPGSHRTNQP is encoded by the coding sequence ATGGCCGATCTTGAGTATCGTCCGGTCGACCACGACCATGATGCATTTCTCGAGCGGGCGTCGAAGCGCAAAGGTTTTGAAGAAGAGTACGACGCGCTTGAAGACGAGTATTTGTTGGTTCGCGAGTTGTTGAACGCCCGATACAAGGCTGGGCTCACCCAAGAAGCGGTTGCCGAACGGATGGGCACAACCAAGAGTGCGGTTTCTCGGCTTGAGGCTTCTGGGAAACACTCTCCGTCGATGTCGACGCTCAAGAAGTATGCTGAAGCGGTGGGGCATCACGTGGAGATCAAGCTGGTGCCCGGCTCGCATCGGACGAACCAACCGTAA
- a CDS encoding HEPN domain-containing protein — protein sequence MNRDFEKCLASNRIVKQEHAVHLIPAEIGSARNDLRWAEASFESGNPKWATIQAYYGIFHAARALLFSQGYREKSHFCLKAAIQALFVDEGVLAQEYLDDFDTTMLLRETADYRSDFSRDGAESAVEAARRFLGKAEELLVQQSFDPIGDVD from the coding sequence ATGAACAGAGACTTTGAGAAATGCCTTGCGAGCAATCGGATCGTCAAACAAGAGCACGCGGTGCACTTGATCCCTGCCGAGATCGGTTCCGCTCGGAATGACTTGAGATGGGCCGAGGCGAGTTTTGAGTCCGGCAATCCCAAGTGGGCGACGATACAGGCGTACTATGGCATCTTCCATGCCGCCAGGGCCCTGCTCTTCAGTCAAGGCTACCGGGAGAAGAGCCACTTCTGCTTGAAAGCCGCGATTCAGGCGCTCTTTGTGGATGAAGGCGTCTTGGCTCAGGAATACCTAGACGACTTCGACACCACCATGCTCCTAAGGGAGACGGCAGACTACAGGTCTGATTTCTCTCGAGATGGAGCGGAATCCGCAGTGGAAGCGGCGCGGAGGTTCCTTGGCAAAGCCGAGGAGCTGCTGGTACAACAGTCATTCGATCCCATAGGCGATGTTGATTAA
- a CDS encoding nucleotidyltransferase domain-containing protein, producing MWLYTLEQNPLAQHFRVLENLIMLSGLVRRIAEISARVILYGSAAQGTDTSESDIDLFVITEEPDKVAAEIRCFPSDRLIMPVIQTSAEYAVSRIKDGAFIDEVKRGVVLFEKAIDEQRL from the coding sequence ATGTGGTTATACACGCTGGAACAGAATCCACTCGCGCAGCACTTTCGCGTCCTTGAGAACCTCATCATGTTGTCCGGATTGGTTCGCAGGATTGCAGAAATCTCGGCTCGGGTGATCCTATATGGGAGCGCCGCGCAGGGCACCGATACTTCTGAGAGCGATATCGATCTCTTTGTGATCACTGAGGAGCCCGACAAGGTTGCGGCTGAGATCCGATGTTTTCCCAGCGATCGTCTGATCATGCCGGTGATTCAGACGTCAGCGGAATACGCGGTATCCAGAATCAAAGACGGAGCGTTCATCGATGAGGTAAAGAGGGGGGTTGTCCTCTTCGAGAAAGCTATCGATGAACAGAGACTTTGA